From a region of the Thermosulfurimonas sp. F29 genome:
- a CDS encoding DUF3373 family protein, translated as MKRWLGLFLAFLLMVPMVPGGLRAYTGVSQEELLQKIEQLEKELQALKKQLQEVKQAQEETSDTVDEMSDLVEKFKDNAGKFKIWGDIRTRIDSTRAYVPANHYMFTYVPTFAQMPNGMRNLLNGYGFVAVGGMLNQTFQALLPALQADPNAADLLRQMNDLPTSVRNSLMNMRLVDMVGHPIIDNSGNIIGWDGGIQMPVDERTVNALARAARKQHRENDTIWTNRMRINFKVNPTENTNVKVRLSYYKVWGMSNDYIAPGLFPPQSSNFSFGVRPSDSRLYVDRAYFNWVNVGGYPIWISFGRRPTTHGSPQHLREGLDKKEASPSGINIDIPFDGATLGFQYRWPWPGRIRFCYGRGFESGFKLPIDRAKDDVDFYGFVWDVLDDPDRNMMLIVQAFKAEGVMDFPDGEWYMFNPVFNAWMPFAVTTQNNLGDIYELGATWIHKVDIPYLGLEGVDYFVSVGVSITDPDDWGYMGIPIDHNGNYLMMYYSLLEGPYLTLANPANGIQPGDLWNPKDAGLDLDTHTGWAVYVGARIPLPWVPGAKLGLEYNYGSKWWLPFMVATDDIYFNKLATRGHVAEVYWIQDLPAGEALSKYARVFLRLGFQYYWFNYTGSGVWLGRPYAIKGDLDDTDSVTMFQPIDHMYNFYASFEVYF; from the coding sequence ATGAAGCGATGGTTGGGGTTATTTCTGGCGTTCTTATTAATGGTACCAATGGTACCCGGGGGCCTCAGGGCCTACACCGGGGTCTCGCAGGAGGAACTGCTTCAGAAGATTGAACAGCTCGAAAAGGAACTCCAGGCCCTGAAGAAGCAACTACAGGAGGTGAAGCAGGCCCAGGAGGAGACCAGCGACACCGTGGACGAGATGAGCGACCTGGTGGAGAAGTTCAAGGACAATGCCGGAAAATTCAAAATCTGGGGTGACATCCGCACGAGGATTGATTCTACCCGGGCTTATGTGCCGGCGAATCATTATATGTTTACCTATGTTCCGACTTTTGCGCAGATGCCAAACGGGATGAGGAATTTATTAAATGGGTATGGTTTTGTTGCTGTTGGTGGAATGTTGAATCAGACTTTTCAGGCTTTGTTGCCTGCTTTGCAGGCTGACCCTAATGCTGCTGACCTTTTGAGGCAAATGAATGACTTGCCTACTTCTGTTAGAAATTCTTTAATGAATATGCGCCTAGTTGATATGGTTGGTCATCCTATTATTGATAATTCGGGTAATATCATCGGTTGGGATGGTGGCATTCAGATGCCCGTGGATGAAAGAACTGTAAACGCTCTGGCCCGGGCGGCTCGCAAGCAGCACCGTGAAAACGACACCATCTGGACCAACCGGATGCGTATCAACTTTAAGGTCAATCCCACGGAGAACACCAATGTAAAGGTCCGTCTTTCCTACTACAAGGTCTGGGGAATGAGTAACGATTATATAGCTCCAGGCCTCTTTCCGCCTCAGAGCAGCAACTTTTCTTTCGGCGTGCGTCCCTCCGACAGCCGACTTTATGTGGATCGGGCCTATTTCAACTGGGTGAATGTGGGCGGCTACCCCATCTGGATCTCCTTCGGTCGCCGGCCCACCACCCACGGCTCCCCGCAGCACCTGCGCGAGGGGCTCGACAAGAAGGAGGCTTCTCCCTCCGGTATCAACATTGACATTCCCTTCGATGGGGCCACCCTCGGGTTCCAGTATCGCTGGCCCTGGCCCGGGCGCATCCGCTTTTGTTACGGTCGCGGTTTCGAGTCCGGCTTCAAGCTCCCCATTGACCGGGCCAAGGACGATGTGGACTTCTACGGCTTCGTGTGGGATGTGCTGGACGACCCCGACCGCAACATGATGCTTATCGTGCAGGCCTTCAAAGCCGAGGGCGTGATGGACTTTCCGGATGGCGAGTGGTACATGTTCAACCCGGTCTTCAACGCCTGGATGCCCTTTGCGGTTACCACCCAGAACAACCTTGGTGATATTTACGAGCTCGGTGCCACCTGGATTCACAAAGTTGATATTCCTTATCTTGGTCTTGAAGGTGTAGATTACTTTGTCTCGGTCGGAGTTTCTATCACCGATCCGGACGACTGGGGTTACATGGGGATCCCCATCGATCATAATGGAAACTATCTTATGATGTACTATAGCCTTCTTGAGGGTCCGTATCTTACGCTGGCCAATCCGGCCAATGGAATTCAGCCCGGTGATCTCTGGAATCCTAAGGATGCCGGTCTGGATCTCGATACCCATACCGGCTGGGCGGTTTATGTGGGTGCGCGGATCCCGCTTCCCTGGGTGCCCGGGGCCAAGCTCGGTCTGGAGTACAACTACGGCTCCAAGTGGTGGCTGCCCTTCATGGTGGCTACGGACGATATTTACTTCAATAAGCTCGCCACCCGCGGACATGTGGCCGAGGTCTACTGGATCCAGGATCTTCCCGCCGGCGAGGCCCTTTCCAAGTACGCCCGTGTGTTTCTGCGCCTCGGCTTCCAGTACTACTGGTTTAATTACACCGGAAGTGGCGTGTGGCTCGGCCGTCCCTATGCCATTAAGGGCGACCTCGACGATACGGATAGCGTGACCATGTTCCAGCCCATCGACCACATGTACAACTTCTACGCCTCCTTCGAGGTCTACTTCTAG
- the ccsB gene encoding c-type cytochrome biogenesis protein CcsB, whose product MPEVFFFKLAIILYTISAVGFFIYFYTLRPEALKGARRVLLFGFAVHTLSLVLRLKALKAPPVTSFHEATSFLAWSVVGVYFFLSYRGPKVYTLGTFLAPVVLFLMIVSAVSPATLLPLPPPLRSFWLPIHAVISLLSYAFFLVAAVAGLMYLLQERQVKRKTLGGIFRRLPPLESLDRLNEVCLKYGFPLLTLGIITGALWAEKAWGTYWSWDPKETWSLILWLIYAALLHERLIVGWRGRRAAFMALLGFVVWIISFFVVNLLFPGLHGYGRWT is encoded by the coding sequence ATGCCCGAAGTCTTTTTCTTCAAACTCGCTATAATCCTTTATACCATATCCGCGGTGGGTTTTTTTATTTACTTTTACACCCTGCGTCCGGAAGCTCTGAAGGGAGCCCGCCGGGTGTTGCTGTTCGGGTTCGCGGTGCACACCTTAAGTCTCGTCCTCCGGCTCAAGGCCCTCAAGGCTCCCCCGGTGACCTCCTTTCACGAGGCCACCTCTTTTCTGGCCTGGTCGGTGGTGGGAGTGTACTTCTTCCTCTCCTACCGGGGGCCCAAGGTTTATACCCTGGGGACCTTTCTGGCGCCGGTGGTCCTCTTTCTGATGATCGTCTCGGCGGTCTCACCGGCCACCCTTCTGCCCCTCCCTCCGCCTCTGAGGAGTTTCTGGCTTCCCATCCACGCGGTAATCTCCCTTCTTTCCTACGCCTTTTTTCTGGTGGCGGCGGTGGCCGGTCTCATGTATCTCCTTCAGGAAAGACAGGTCAAACGGAAGACCCTCGGGGGGATCTTCCGGCGACTCCCCCCTCTGGAATCCCTGGATCGGCTGAACGAGGTGTGTCTAAAGTACGGTTTTCCTCTCCTCACTCTGGGGATCATCACCGGGGCTCTCTGGGCGGAAAAGGCCTGGGGCACCTACTGGAGCTGGGATCCCAAGGAGACCTGGTCCCTTATCCTGTGGCTGATCTACGCGGCTCTTCTCCACGAACGGCTCATCGTGGGCTGGCGGGGCCGCCGGGCCGCCTTCATGGCTCTTCTGGGCTTTGTGGTATGGATAATCAGCTTTTTTGTGGTAAATCTCCTTTTCCCGGGACTTCACGGCTATGGAAGGTGGACCTAA
- the hemA gene encoding glutamyl-tRNA reductase: MEGGPKEQILLVGLNHRTAPVEVRERFALDKKGGSPLEILRENLPGANEVFFLSTCNRVEFLLISEDPEGVLENLKAILSRETGLSREEFEPHLYVMRNMEAVRHLFRVASGLDSLVLGEPQILGQVKEAYREAAARRTTGPILNRLLHRTFSVAKRVRTETGIGSYAVSVSYAAVELAKKIFGSLKGKTALLVGAGEMAELAAQHLLGAGVERMLVANRTLARAVELAERFRGEAYSLEELTECLLATDIVISSTGAPGYVITRDMVKPLLRKRRLRPLFFIDIAVPRDVEPAVNDLENVYVFDIDDLKQVVEENLGRRRKEALRAERIIEEEVLKFERWWRELAVYPTIKALREKAEAIRRRELARTLPRLRDLSPEEREALEVMTEAIVQKLLHAPITYLKAGYHRMGREAITTVRRVFDLDGDLETLLTKEWPPEHEKLGKKS; the protein is encoded by the coding sequence ATGGAAGGTGGACCTAAGGAACAAATCCTCCTCGTAGGTCTCAATCACCGCACCGCCCCGGTGGAGGTGCGGGAACGGTTCGCCCTGGACAAAAAGGGCGGGTCTCCTCTGGAGATCCTGCGCGAGAATCTTCCCGGAGCAAACGAGGTCTTCTTCCTTTCCACCTGCAACCGGGTGGAATTCCTGCTGATCTCGGAGGATCCCGAGGGAGTTCTGGAAAACCTCAAGGCCATACTCTCGCGGGAGACGGGGCTTTCCCGGGAGGAGTTCGAGCCCCACCTTTATGTAATGCGCAACATGGAAGCGGTGCGACACCTCTTCCGGGTGGCCTCCGGGCTGGACTCACTGGTGCTCGGGGAGCCCCAGATCCTGGGCCAGGTCAAGGAGGCCTATCGGGAAGCCGCGGCGCGACGCACCACCGGTCCCATCCTGAATCGCCTGCTCCACCGCACCTTTTCCGTGGCCAAGAGGGTGCGCACCGAGACCGGCATCGGTTCCTATGCGGTCTCGGTAAGTTACGCCGCCGTGGAACTGGCCAAGAAGATCTTCGGTTCCCTGAAGGGAAAGACCGCCCTTCTGGTGGGAGCCGGGGAGATGGCCGAGCTCGCCGCCCAGCACCTCCTCGGGGCCGGGGTGGAGAGGATGCTGGTGGCCAACCGGACTCTGGCCCGGGCCGTGGAGCTCGCCGAACGCTTCCGGGGAGAGGCCTACAGCCTGGAGGAGCTCACCGAGTGCCTACTGGCCACCGACATAGTGATCTCCTCCACCGGGGCTCCGGGGTATGTCATCACCCGGGACATGGTGAAGCCCCTCCTGCGGAAACGCCGCCTGCGCCCCCTCTTTTTCATAGACATTGCCGTGCCCCGGGATGTGGAACCGGCGGTTAACGATCTGGAAAATGTGTATGTCTTCGACATCGACGACCTCAAACAGGTGGTGGAAGAAAACCTGGGGCGGAGAAGGAAAGAGGCCCTGAGGGCGGAAAGGATCATCGAGGAAGAGGTCCTAAAGTTCGAACGCTGGTGGCGGGAACTGGCCGTATATCCCACCATCAAGGCCCTGAGGGAGAAGGCGGAGGCCATCCGTCGGCGGGAACTGGCCCGTACCCTTCCGCGACTTCGTGATCTTTCTCCGGAGGAACGGGAGGCCCTTGAGGTCATGACCGAGGCCATCGTCCAGAAACTCCTCCACGCCCCCATCACCTATCTCAAGGCCGGCTACCACCGCATGGGCCGGGAGGCCATTACCACGGTAAGACGAGTCTTTGACCTGGACGGTGATCTGGAGACCCTCCTCACGAAAGAGTGGCCCCCCGAGCACGAAAAACTCGGCAAGAAATCCTAG
- a CDS encoding single-stranded DNA-binding protein, producing MSVNKVILIGRLGADPEIRYTAEGQPVATFRIATNEVRIKNGERQEHTEWHRIVAFGRLAEICGEYLTKGRQVYIEGRLRTRSFEDREGQKRWITEIVASDMRMLDGRRETPEPPPAGSAGFASGEGREELPEPPPDDDLPF from the coding sequence ATGAGCGTAAACAAGGTCATTCTTATCGGGCGTCTCGGGGCCGATCCCGAAATTCGCTACACCGCGGAGGGCCAGCCGGTGGCCACCTTTCGGATCGCCACCAACGAGGTGCGGATCAAAAACGGGGAACGCCAGGAACATACGGAATGGCATCGGATAGTGGCCTTCGGTCGTCTGGCCGAGATCTGCGGAGAGTACCTCACCAAGGGACGCCAGGTTTACATCGAGGGGCGTCTCCGCACCCGATCCTTTGAGGATCGTGAGGGTCAGAAACGCTGGATCACCGAGATCGTGGCCAGCGACATGCGGATGCTGGACGGGCGTCGTGAGACTCCGGAGCCCCCTCCTGCAGGCTCGGCGGGGTTTGCTTCCGGTGAAGGCAGGGAAGAGCTTCCCGAGCCCCCGCCGGACGACGACCTGCCCTTCTAG
- a CDS encoding secondary thiamine-phosphate synthase enzyme YjbQ encodes MEVITVKSTARAQFIDITEEVARRLKGVKSGVCFLYVPHTTAGLVINEGADPAVAEDILNVYERLAPYDYAYRHLEGNSPAHVKASLTGPCLSILVEDGRPVLGTWQRIFFAEYDGPRTRKVYLKVMEG; translated from the coding sequence ATGGAGGTCATCACCGTAAAGAGCACGGCCAGAGCCCAATTTATCGACATTACCGAGGAGGTGGCCCGCCGGCTGAAGGGGGTGAAGAGTGGGGTCTGTTTTCTCTATGTGCCTCACACCACGGCCGGTCTGGTGATCAACGAAGGGGCGGATCCCGCGGTGGCCGAGGACATTCTCAATGTGTACGAGCGTCTGGCTCCCTACGATTACGCTTATCGCCACCTTGAGGGAAACTCTCCGGCTCATGTGAAGGCCAGCCTTACCGGACCCTGCCTTTCCATCCTGGTGGAGGACGGTCGCCCGGTTCTGGGTACCTGGCAGCGCATTTTTTTCGCCGAGTACGACGGGCCCCGCACCAGAAAGGTTTACCTAAAGGTTATGGAGGGGTAA
- a CDS encoding CBS and ACT domain-containing protein: MLVKDWMTEDVIVLDENASIMKASQIMKENNIRRIPVVRAGKLVGIVSDRDIKEATPSKATALDVHELYYLLSEVRVKDIMTPDPITVRPEDTVEYAAVLMLENRISGLPVVDEENRVVGIITQTDVFKLFVNITGIYYGPIQIGLEVEAPIALDEITRIVAEHGAQIISILTYREEIDSPRRQVFVRIKDLPEEKLRDLLRTLEERYRVRYWARDDVSRIRLRDISATRKAILEESLAEA, encoded by the coding sequence ATGCTGGTAAAGGACTGGATGACCGAAGATGTAATCGTTCTCGACGAGAATGCCTCCATAATGAAGGCCTCTCAGATCATGAAGGAAAACAACATCCGACGGATTCCGGTGGTGCGGGCCGGGAAACTGGTGGGGATCGTGAGCGACCGGGACATAAAGGAGGCCACGCCCTCCAAGGCCACGGCCCTGGATGTGCACGAACTTTATTACCTCCTTTCCGAGGTACGGGTAAAGGACATCATGACCCCGGATCCCATCACGGTGCGCCCGGAGGACACCGTGGAATACGCCGCGGTGCTCATGCTGGAAAACCGCATCTCCGGACTTCCGGTGGTGGACGAGGAGAACCGGGTGGTGGGGATAATAACCCAGACCGATGTCTTCAAGCTCTTCGTGAACATTACCGGGATCTATTACGGGCCCATTCAGATCGGTCTGGAGGTGGAAGCCCCCATCGCCCTAGACGAGATCACCAGGATCGTGGCGGAGCACGGGGCCCAGATCATAAGCATCCTCACCTACCGGGAGGAGATCGACAGCCCCAGACGCCAGGTCTTCGTGCGCATCAAGGATCTTCCCGAGGAAAAGCTTCGGGACCTTCTGCGCACCCTGGAGGAACGCTACCGGGTGCGTTACTGGGCCAGAGACGATGTTAGCCGCATCAGGTTGCGGGACATTAGCGCCACCAGAAAAGCCATCTTAGAGGAAAGCCTCGCCGAGGCCTGA
- a CDS encoding penicillin-binding protein 1A yields MSSLGKTKLSYYHLSVLFLSAAALALGMVLAGLYLYLRLELPDISSLKHYRPPATTVVYDRNGTPIAYWYTERRFPVPLAKMPPYLIQAFVAAEDARFYEHKGIDFVSILRALIADIRARRVVQGGSTITQQVARALLLSPERTLSRKIREAILAWRIDKALSKDEILNIYLNHIYLGAGAYGVEAAALTYFGKHVWELTLPEAALIAGLTPAPSRYNPLRNPRAALKRRAYVLRRMAEEGYITWDTARRAEKTPLRLHPMDFSPDPRAGYFLQIVRRRLERMLGRERLLTGGYRIYTTLDLNWQEKVLPGVLRRLSEIPRRHHSREIPQVAAVCLENESGEVRLVIGGRDFRKSQFNRAVFARRQPGSALKPFLWARALEEGLLRPDSLVMDEPVVLPGGSPEELWRPRNFDHRYLGIISLRTALVDSRNTVAVKIARALGLGEVEETLKTVGISAILPRNLSVALGTIGVSPWELTRAYTVFPNQGALVQPHLVAVIYDREGREVYRAHPRSRRILSRETAYVMTFFLKEVVREGTGRCARVLGVPAAGKTGTTDSYQDAWFVGFTPRYTCGVWVGYDTPRTLGRLETGGRAACPIWVEVMRGVPLSGKDFPVPEGITFVPFRDRTPSGKTEEIWLPYPDKLVPEIREVPPLRPRRGFPLRWLFWWR; encoded by the coding sequence GTGAGTTCTCTGGGCAAGACGAAACTTTCTTACTATCACCTCTCGGTGCTCTTCCTCTCGGCAGCTGCCCTGGCCCTGGGGATGGTTCTCGCGGGCCTTTACCTCTATCTCCGCCTGGAGCTCCCGGACATCTCGTCCCTCAAACACTACCGCCCCCCGGCCACCACCGTCGTTTATGATAGGAACGGAACCCCCATTGCTTACTGGTACACGGAAAGACGCTTTCCTGTGCCGCTGGCCAAAATGCCCCCCTATCTCATTCAGGCCTTCGTGGCCGCCGAGGACGCCCGGTTCTACGAGCACAAGGGCATAGACTTCGTGAGCATCCTTCGGGCCCTCATTGCGGACATCCGGGCCCGGAGGGTGGTGCAGGGGGGCAGCACCATCACCCAGCAGGTGGCCCGGGCGCTGCTCCTTTCCCCGGAAAGGACGCTTTCCCGGAAGATTCGGGAGGCCATTCTGGCCTGGAGGATCGACAAGGCCCTTTCCAAGGACGAGATCCTGAACATCTACCTCAACCACATCTATCTGGGGGCCGGTGCCTACGGGGTGGAGGCCGCGGCGCTCACCTACTTCGGGAAACATGTCTGGGAATTGACCCTCCCGGAGGCCGCTCTGATCGCCGGTCTCACTCCGGCCCCCAGTCGCTACAACCCCCTGCGCAATCCCCGGGCAGCTCTCAAGCGGCGGGCCTATGTGCTCAGGCGCATGGCCGAGGAGGGCTACATCACCTGGGATACCGCCCGTCGGGCCGAGAAGACCCCCCTGCGGCTTCATCCCATGGACTTCTCGCCGGATCCCCGGGCCGGTTACTTTTTGCAGATAGTCCGGCGCCGTCTGGAACGCATGCTGGGGAGGGAGCGTCTGCTCACCGGGGGCTACCGAATATACACTACTCTGGATCTTAACTGGCAGGAGAAGGTCCTTCCCGGGGTGCTCAGGAGGCTTTCCGAAATACCTCGCCGGCATCACTCCCGGGAGATTCCTCAGGTGGCCGCGGTATGTCTGGAGAACGAGAGCGGAGAGGTGCGTCTTGTCATCGGAGGGCGCGATTTTCGCAAGTCGCAGTTTAACAGGGCCGTTTTTGCGAGGAGACAGCCGGGTTCGGCCCTGAAACCCTTTCTCTGGGCCCGGGCCCTGGAGGAAGGGCTGCTGCGTCCGGACTCCCTGGTCATGGACGAACCGGTGGTGCTTCCCGGAGGGAGTCCGGAAGAACTCTGGCGTCCTCGCAACTTCGACCATCGGTATCTGGGGATAATTTCTCTGCGCACCGCCCTGGTGGACTCCCGAAACACCGTGGCGGTGAAGATCGCCCGCGCCCTCGGTCTGGGCGAGGTGGAGGAGACCCTTAAAACGGTGGGAATTTCCGCGATCCTCCCCCGCAATCTATCCGTGGCCCTGGGCACCATCGGGGTCTCTCCCTGGGAACTCACCCGGGCCTATACCGTGTTCCCCAATCAGGGGGCTCTCGTTCAGCCCCACCTGGTAGCCGTTATATACGATCGGGAGGGAAGGGAAGTTTACCGCGCCCATCCCCGGAGCCGGCGGATCCTTTCCCGGGAGACCGCCTATGTGATGACCTTCTTCCTCAAAGAGGTGGTCCGGGAGGGCACCGGACGCTGCGCCAGGGTTCTCGGGGTTCCGGCCGCCGGGAAAACGGGGACCACCGATTCGTATCAGGACGCCTGGTTCGTGGGATTTACCCCTCGCTATACCTGCGGGGTCTGGGTGGGGTACGACACTCCCAGGACCCTGGGAAGGCTTGAGACCGGCGGTCGGGCCGCCTGTCCCATCTGGGTGGAGGTCATGCGAGGGGTTCCCCTTTCCGGGAAGGACTTTCCCGTGCCCGAAGGAATCACCTTCGTGCCCTTTCGGGATCGGACCCCTTCCGGGAAAACGGAGGAGATCTGGCTTCCCTACCCGGATAAACTGGTCCCCGAGATCAGGGAGGTGCCCCCCCTCAGGCCTCGGCGAGGCTTTCCTCTAAGATGGCTTTTCTGGTGGCGCTAA
- a CDS encoding ABC-ATPase domain-containing protein, whose product MERLRRLLFRLDGKGYGAYKELKGTYRFPGFILHIDRVQADPFAPPSRVRVRVPAEVAGLPSSAYANAARRVGLENYLADRLQRLARRFSEHRGSGKSGLIVVHGPGQELLPRSAVLVEEDGTVEARFFVGLPAAGRRILAREAWELLGEILPRLVAGGLFYRNLDTRELFSFVETYEDAEHLRARLGELRLVAFVGEGAVLPRASGVDPRPARDAVPFEVPPELAVEVELPNRGRVRGMGIPEGVTLIVGGGFHGKSTLLRALELGVYNHRPGDGRELVVSRYETVKIRAEDGRSVAGVDISPFINNLPFGKSTENFETPCASGSTSQAAAIMEALEVGAKVLLLDEDTSATNFMIRDARMQALIAKEKEPITPFIDRVRELYERFGVSTVLVMGGSGDYLEVADTVIAMDHFRPRVVTARAREIVAAYPSGRKTERPRPFERIPVREVLSDGLPRGELKIKVLGVEGLTVARERIDLSAVEQLVSPDQVRTLGVLFPRLRELLREGKTVPEAVSELERELREERGGVLARELRGDLAYVRRFEMAATLNRLRSLKARPRV is encoded by the coding sequence ATGGAAAGGTTACGCAGGCTTCTTTTCCGGCTGGACGGTAAGGGTTACGGGGCTTACAAAGAGCTGAAGGGCACCTACCGTTTCCCGGGCTTTATCCTTCACATAGACCGGGTGCAGGCCGATCCCTTTGCCCCTCCCAGTCGGGTGAGGGTGCGGGTGCCGGCGGAGGTGGCCGGGCTACCCTCCTCGGCCTACGCCAACGCGGCCCGGCGGGTGGGGCTGGAAAACTACCTGGCGGATCGGTTGCAGCGTCTGGCCCGGCGCTTTTCCGAACACCGTGGTTCGGGAAAAAGCGGCCTCATCGTGGTGCACGGTCCCGGTCAGGAACTTTTGCCCCGCTCGGCGGTGCTGGTGGAGGAGGACGGCACGGTGGAGGCCCGGTTTTTCGTGGGGCTTCCCGCCGCCGGACGCCGAATCCTGGCCCGGGAGGCCTGGGAGCTGCTGGGGGAGATCCTCCCCCGCCTGGTGGCCGGAGGCCTTTTCTATCGGAACCTGGATACCCGGGAACTCTTTTCCTTCGTGGAGACCTACGAGGACGCTGAACACCTCCGGGCCAGGCTCGGGGAGCTTCGTCTGGTGGCCTTCGTGGGGGAGGGGGCGGTACTTCCCCGGGCCTCGGGGGTGGATCCCCGTCCGGCCCGGGACGCGGTGCCCTTTGAGGTGCCCCCCGAACTCGCCGTGGAGGTGGAGCTTCCCAACCGGGGGCGGGTGCGGGGGATGGGGATCCCCGAGGGAGTGACCCTTATCGTGGGGGGCGGTTTCCACGGAAAGTCCACCCTGCTCCGGGCCCTTGAGCTCGGCGTTTACAATCATCGTCCGGGAGACGGGCGAGAGCTGGTGGTCTCCCGCTACGAAACGGTAAAGATCCGGGCCGAGGACGGTCGCTCCGTGGCCGGGGTGGACATCTCGCCCTTCATAAACAACCTCCCCTTCGGTAAGAGCACGGAAAACTTTGAAACTCCCTGTGCCTCGGGATCCACCAGTCAGGCCGCGGCCATCATGGAGGCCCTGGAGGTGGGGGCTAAGGTTTTGCTTCTGGACGAGGACACCTCTGCCACCAACTTCATGATCCGCGACGCCCGCATGCAGGCCCTCATCGCCAAGGAGAAGGAACCCATCACCCCGTTTATCGACCGGGTGCGGGAACTCTACGAACGGTTCGGGGTCTCCACGGTCCTGGTTATGGGAGGCAGCGGGGACTACCTGGAGGTGGCCGATACGGTGATCGCCATGGATCACTTTCGTCCGCGGGTGGTGACGGCCAGGGCCCGGGAGATCGTGGCCGCCTATCCTTCCGGGCGAAAGACGGAACGCCCCCGGCCATTTGAACGCATTCCCGTGCGAGAGGTCCTCTCCGACGGGCTTCCCCGGGGAGAACTCAAGATCAAGGTGCTGGGCGTGGAGGGGCTCACGGTGGCCCGGGAGAGAATCGACCTGTCCGCGGTGGAGCAACTCGTTTCGCCGGATCAGGTGCGCACCCTGGGAGTGCTCTTCCCCCGTCTGCGAGAGCTTCTTCGGGAGGGAAAGACCGTTCCGGAGGCGGTCTCCGAACTGGAAAGGGAGCTGCGGGAGGAAAGAGGGGGAGTGCTGGCCAGGGAATTGCGGGGGGATTTGGCGTATGTGCGCCGGTTCGAGATGGCCGCGACGCTGAACCGGCTGCGTTCCCTCAAGGCCAGGCCCCGGGTCTGA